From Pedobacter indicus, a single genomic window includes:
- a CDS encoding ABC transporter ATP-binding protein produces MLEINDIVKQYAKHTALDHVSFSIRKGSIFGLLGPNGAGKTSLIRIINQITAPDHGQILFNGEPLNPNHISKIGYLPEERGLYKKMLIGDQMLYLAQLKGLSKKEATERIKHWFERMEMQSWWDKKVEDLSKGMQQKVQFVATVIHQPDLIILDEPFSGFDPVNVDIIKSEIINLNKNGSTIIFSTHRMESVEELCDSIVLINKAQKILDGKVSNIKNAYRNNRFHIRYVSQTGAPISEPVDTDIFRIIETKTTELGYDSKVEVAEGRSINDVLTYFIDQVEVHELKEIIPSIHDIFVQKVKETH; encoded by the coding sequence ATGTTAGAAATCAACGATATTGTCAAACAATATGCGAAACACACAGCTTTAGACCACGTTTCATTTTCGATACGGAAAGGAAGTATTTTTGGCCTTTTAGGTCCGAATGGAGCTGGTAAAACCTCTTTGATTCGTATTATCAATCAAATAACAGCTCCCGACCACGGTCAAATCTTATTTAATGGTGAACCATTAAATCCAAATCATATCTCAAAAATAGGCTATTTACCTGAAGAAAGAGGTCTTTACAAAAAAATGCTGATTGGTGACCAAATGCTCTATTTAGCACAACTGAAGGGTCTCTCAAAAAAGGAAGCAACCGAACGCATTAAACATTGGTTTGAAAGAATGGAAATGCAAAGTTGGTGGGACAAGAAGGTAGAAGATCTCAGTAAAGGGATGCAGCAGAAAGTACAATTCGTCGCAACTGTCATCCATCAGCCAGACCTCATCATTCTCGACGAACCATTCTCGGGCTTTGATCCTGTTAACGTAGATATTATCAAAAGTGAAATTATCAACCTGAATAAGAATGGGTCAACTATTATTTTTTCAACACATCGCATGGAATCCGTAGAAGAGCTCTGTGATTCCATTGTCTTGATCAATAAAGCACAGAAAATACTTGATGGAAAGGTATCTAATATAAAAAATGCCTATCGGAATAACCGGTTTCACATTCGATATGTCAGTCAAACAGGAGCGCCTATAAGTGAGCCTGTGGATACTGATATATTCCGGATCATCGAAACCAAAACAACCGAACTTGGATATGATAGTAAGGTTGAGGTAGCAGAGGGACGTAGCATTAACGATGTACTTACTTATTTTATTGACCAAGTTGAAGTACATGAATTGAAAGAAATCATCCCTAGCATTCATGACATATTTGTTCAAAAAGTAAAGGAAACTCATTAA
- the dnaJ gene encoding molecular chaperone DnaJ, giving the protein MSKRDYYDVLGVSRSATQAEIKSAYRKLAIKYHPDKNPNNSEAEEKFKEAAEAYEILSNPKKRSNFDQFGFGGGFGGSQGGMNMDDIFSQFGDIFGGAAGGSPFDSFFGGAASSGGRRTARGSNLRIRVKLTLEEIASGVEKKIKVNKNVSCKPCNGTGAKNAAAFSTCSTCNGTGTVRRVTNTILGQMQTSSTCPTCNGTGNSITDKCETCHGEGVHKGEETISINIPPGVTEGIQLSMSGKGNAAPHDGIPGDLIIVIDEVPHEILKREGINIVYDLYISFVDAALGTSIEVPTISGKAKIKIEPGTQAGKILRLKGKGIPEVNSYHRGDQLVYVNIWTPKNLSKEEKAQLEGLRESNNFKPQPRKGEKSFFERMKEYFD; this is encoded by the coding sequence ATGTCGAAGCGAGATTATTATGATGTATTAGGAGTTTCAAGGTCGGCTACTCAGGCTGAAATTAAATCAGCCTATAGGAAGTTGGCAATCAAATATCATCCGGATAAAAACCCTAATAACAGTGAAGCTGAAGAGAAGTTCAAGGAAGCTGCAGAAGCTTATGAAATTCTGAGCAACCCAAAAAAGCGGAGCAATTTTGACCAGTTTGGCTTTGGTGGTGGTTTCGGCGGAAGTCAGGGAGGCATGAATATGGACGACATATTCAGTCAATTTGGAGATATTTTTGGGGGAGCGGCTGGTGGTAGCCCTTTTGATAGCTTCTTCGGAGGAGCAGCTTCCAGCGGTGGTCGCCGAACGGCTCGCGGTAGTAATCTAAGGATTCGGGTCAAACTAACTCTTGAAGAAATAGCTTCCGGAGTAGAAAAAAAGATCAAGGTAAACAAAAATGTATCATGTAAACCTTGTAATGGGACAGGCGCTAAAAATGCTGCGGCATTCAGCACATGTTCTACATGTAATGGTACAGGTACCGTGCGTCGTGTAACTAATACCATTCTTGGTCAGATGCAAACATCAAGCACATGCCCTACTTGTAACGGAACAGGAAACTCCATCACGGATAAATGTGAAACATGCCATGGTGAGGGCGTGCATAAAGGAGAGGAAACCATTTCAATTAACATCCCTCCCGGGGTGACAGAAGGCATACAACTATCGATGTCAGGAAAAGGGAACGCAGCGCCGCATGATGGTATTCCTGGTGACTTGATCATTGTTATTGACGAGGTTCCTCATGAGATCTTAAAACGGGAAGGCATAAACATAGTTTATGACCTCTACATAAGTTTTGTAGATGCTGCATTAGGTACATCGATAGAAGTACCAACTATAAGTGGAAAAGCTAAAATTAAAATTGAACCAGGTACACAAGCAGGGAAAATCTTGCGCTTAAAAGGAAAAGGTATCCCTGAGGTTAATTCCTATCACCGAGGAGACCAATTGGTTTATGTCAATATTTGGACGCCAAAAAATCTTTCTAAAGAAGAAAAAGCACAACTGGAAGGCTTACGTGAGTCGAACAATTTCAAACCACAACCTCGTAAAGGTGAAAAAAGCTTTTTTGAGAGGATGAAAGAATATTTTGATTAA
- a CDS encoding nucleotide exchange factor GrpE — MENKHPEEHLDNKNITDELESVNEARKHAKNVSHSEDSSDDDAVSSEDSLKQELEEAKDKYVRLYAEFDNYKRRSSKERVEFLQTAGKDVINDLLPIIDDFDRAIKAAEGTENIDSVKEGILLISQKLKKTLELKGLKPMESINQPFDADLHEAVTKIPAPSDDLKGKVIDEVEKGYFLNDKVLRYAKVVVGS, encoded by the coding sequence ATGGAAAATAAACATCCAGAAGAACATTTGGACAATAAAAATATTACGGACGAATTAGAATCGGTGAATGAAGCTCGTAAACATGCAAAAAACGTATCTCATAGTGAAGACAGTTCAGATGATGATGCCGTTTCTTCGGAAGATTCTTTAAAGCAAGAACTAGAAGAAGCAAAAGATAAATATGTGCGCCTGTATGCGGAATTTGACAACTATAAAAGACGCTCTTCTAAAGAACGTGTAGAGTTTTTACAAACTGCAGGAAAAGATGTCATTAATGACCTATTACCGATTATTGATGATTTTGATCGTGCAATTAAAGCTGCTGAAGGCACTGAGAATATCGATTCTGTGAAAGAAGGAATTCTATTAATTTCGCAGAAATTAAAAAAGACTTTGGAGCTAAAGGGTCTAAAACCAATGGAGTCTATCAACCAACCATTTGACGCAGATTTGCATGAAGCTGTAACCAAAATCCCAGCGCCAAGTGATGATCTAAAAGGTAAGGTCATAGACGAAGTGGAAAAAGGATATTTTTTAAATGATAAAGTACTTCGTTACGCCAAAGTTGTAGTAGGAAGTTAA
- a CDS encoding cell division ATP-binding protein FtsE produces MDQNTVIALKSVDIYQPQHLVLSNVALSVQSGEFVYLIGQTGSGKSSLLKVIYGDLPIAAGEGMVAGFDLKKLAERDIPFLRRKLGIVFQDFHLLTDRTIEKNLEFVLKATGWKDKNMMNERMLDVLEKVGLRSKLKKMPHELSGGEQQRVVIARALLNNPEVILADEPTGNLDPDTSEEIVLLLREISRSGTAILMATHDYQIIKNLPSRIIKTHSGSLLDNIDIQ; encoded by the coding sequence ATGGATCAGAATACAGTTATCGCTCTTAAAAGTGTAGACATATATCAACCTCAACATTTAGTACTTTCCAACGTCGCGCTCAGTGTACAATCTGGCGAATTCGTTTATCTTATCGGTCAAACAGGATCCGGAAAAAGCAGTTTACTAAAGGTTATTTATGGCGACTTGCCAATTGCTGCGGGCGAAGGAATGGTCGCAGGTTTCGATCTAAAGAAATTGGCAGAACGGGATATTCCGTTTTTACGTCGGAAACTAGGTATCGTCTTTCAAGATTTTCATTTACTAACTGACAGAACAATTGAGAAAAACCTTGAATTTGTTCTAAAAGCAACCGGCTGGAAAGACAAAAATATGATGAACGAAAGAATGCTGGACGTACTTGAAAAGGTTGGACTGCGTTCAAAGCTCAAAAAAATGCCTCACGAACTGTCTGGTGGTGAGCAGCAAAGAGTTGTGATTGCACGTGCACTTCTCAATAATCCGGAAGTTATCTTAGCTGATGAACCAACAGGTAATTTAGATCCAGATACCTCTGAAGAAATCGTGCTACTGCTTCGAGAAATCAGCCGTAGCGGAACTGCCATTCTTATGGCTACACATGACTATCAAATTATCAAAAACTTACCATCACGTATTATCAAAACCCACTCAGGTTCGTTATTGGACAATATTGACATTCAGTAG
- a CDS encoding fructose-6-phosphate aldolase: protein MYIIKVKGVAKIPDYVQLRDEEFTLLAYFRVDRPDKSLEKLGLGDQKDAIMSVINEMPFGIIRKLEL from the coding sequence ATGTACATTATTAAAGTAAAAGGAGTTGCAAAAATTCCAGATTATGTGCAGTTGAGAGACGAAGAGTTTACGCTCCTCGCCTATTTCCGGGTTGACAGACCAGACAAATCGTTAGAAAAGCTGGGACTTGGAGATCAGAAAGACGCTATTATGAGCGTTATTAATGAAATGCCTTTTGGAATTATAAGAAAATTAGAACTTTGA
- a CDS encoding acyl-CoA reductase yields the protein MTTYQRLAAFSILKNRILANNDMLEDVISKAYSRNAWFTPDNIRQAIHSNLNLLDQANLDEWIKPYHENLEIRTDKTVGLILAGNIPMVGFHDVLTCLIAGFNVQIKTSSDDDIIIPYILDQLIAIEPEFTAKINIVDKLNDFDLIIATGSNNTARYFDYYFRNVPHIIRKNRNGVALIMKDDTEADFKKLGKDILDYFGLGCRNVSKIFFPAAFDYSVFFKAIEEYADISNHYKYNNNYEYNKAIYLVNGDEHMDNGFLLLKRDERIASPLGVIYFEEYQDLQELNERLVIEAEKIQCIVGHTNIDGISPSVPFGKSQKPGLSDYADGVNILDFLNANR from the coding sequence TTGACAACTTATCAACGATTGGCGGCTTTTTCAATATTGAAGAATCGCATCTTAGCTAACAACGATATGTTAGAAGATGTGATATCAAAAGCCTATTCACGCAACGCTTGGTTTACGCCAGATAATATTCGACAAGCTATCCATTCTAATCTAAATCTACTAGATCAGGCAAACTTGGACGAGTGGATAAAACCTTATCATGAAAATCTTGAGATACGAACGGATAAAACAGTAGGTCTAATCCTTGCTGGGAATATACCTATGGTTGGTTTTCACGATGTTCTAACTTGCCTTATAGCTGGCTTTAATGTACAAATCAAAACTTCTTCGGATGATGATATCATAATTCCTTATATACTCGATCAATTAATTGCAATTGAACCAGAATTTACGGCTAAAATAAATATCGTCGATAAGCTTAACGACTTCGATCTTATTATTGCTACAGGAAGTAATAATACTGCTCGCTATTTTGACTATTATTTTAGAAATGTTCCCCATATCATTAGAAAAAACAGGAACGGTGTTGCTCTGATCATGAAGGACGATACAGAAGCTGATTTTAAAAAATTGGGCAAAGATATATTGGATTATTTCGGACTGGGGTGTCGTAACGTTTCAAAAATTTTCTTCCCTGCTGCTTTTGACTATTCTGTTTTTTTTAAAGCCATCGAAGAATATGCTGACATAAGCAACCATTACAAATACAACAATAATTATGAATATAACAAAGCTATCTACCTTGTAAACGGCGATGAACATATGGATAATGGCTTTTTGCTTTTGAAACGAGACGAGCGTATCGCCTCGCCACTCGGTGTTATTTATTTCGAAGAGTACCAAGACTTGCAGGAATTAAATGAGCGACTCGTTATAGAAGCTGAGAAAATCCAATGCATCGTAGGTCATACAAATATTGACGGAATCTCTCCCTCCGTCCCGTTTGGTAAAAGTCAGAAACCAGGACTTAGCGATTATGCAGATGGTGTAAATATTTTGGATTTTTTAAATGCCAATAGGTAG
- a CDS encoding 4Fe-4S binding protein, translating into MAIIITDECINCGACEPECPNNAIYDAGQAWRYSDGTELRGMIDFSDGRTVDAEEVQTPVSDEVYFIVPDKCTECVGFHDEPQCAAVCPVDCCVDDEDRRETEEELLAKKAFLHNE; encoded by the coding sequence ATGGCGATTATAATTACTGACGAATGTATTAATTGCGGGGCATGTGAGCCCGAATGCCCTAATAACGCAATTTATGATGCGGGACAAGCTTGGCGCTATTCAGATGGCACAGAACTTCGGGGGATGATTGATTTTTCTGACGGGAGAACAGTTGATGCTGAAGAAGTCCAAACCCCGGTTTCAGACGAAGTGTATTTTATTGTACCAGATAAGTGTACTGAATGCGTGGGTTTCCACGATGAGCCTCAGTGTGCGGCGGTATGTCCGGTAGATTGCTGTGTGGATGATGAGGACAGAAGAGAGACAGAAGAAGAGCTTTTAGCTAAGAAAGCATTTCTGCATAACGAATAA
- a CDS encoding universal stress protein — protein sequence MSVINNFQRILIAIDDSPYSEKAALYGFHLAHVMNASVALLNVMDPPATTYSGDPLLGQQPLVLPEVTEMQEETSKAILERYESKWNSSKELLTFSKIGNPRIEILNTAEEWKADLIILGTHGRTGFDHFISGSVAEGVARRSLCPVLIVPNKTDS from the coding sequence ATGTCAGTAATCAATAATTTTCAACGTATCCTTATTGCCATTGATGATAGCCCTTATTCTGAAAAGGCCGCATTATATGGTTTTCATTTAGCGCATGTTATGAATGCTAGTGTAGCATTATTAAATGTTATGGATCCACCAGCAACTACCTATTCTGGTGACCCGCTATTAGGGCAGCAACCACTGGTACTTCCAGAGGTTACAGAAATGCAAGAGGAAACATCAAAAGCTATCCTAGAACGTTATGAGTCGAAATGGAATAGCAGCAAAGAACTTCTTACTTTTAGTAAAATCGGCAACCCGCGTATCGAAATACTCAACACAGCCGAGGAATGGAAAGCTGATCTAATTATATTAGGGACGCATGGGCGCACAGGATTTGATCATTTTATATCAGGTAGCGTGGCCGAAGGCGTCGCTCGCAGATCGTTATGTCCAGTTCTTATCGTACCAAATAAGACTGATAGTTAA
- a CDS encoding WD40 repeat domain-containing protein: MKLSIELDAILSGHQNPIYTVENGPEPYQLFTGGNDKGLVLWNLEKMNFEKILLPVQSSIYSAHYDSNTDVLFVGERNGKINIYSFKEEKNLSPLLYHEKPVFDIATLNEKKELLAASEDGKVSIWCLKTFKKLHHLDISQDTIRTIAISPDQKTVAFGAKDSRIYIFNTEDYSFKKLVKQHTMPVTSMTFSPDGRYFLSGGRDAKLFIYDAFDFSLIKDITAHMFTVYGISYHPHLPLFATGSRDKSIKLWDAETFELIKTISFEKGYDAHKLSINKIVWNRNSDQLISVGDEKLAYVWNISSV; this comes from the coding sequence ATGAAACTTTCAATCGAGTTAGACGCAATATTAAGTGGACATCAAAATCCGATATATACGGTTGAGAATGGCCCGGAACCGTATCAATTATTCACCGGCGGAAACGACAAAGGACTGGTTTTGTGGAACTTAGAAAAGATGAATTTTGAAAAGATTCTACTACCAGTACAATCATCAATTTATTCGGCTCACTACGATTCCAACACTGACGTTCTCTTTGTAGGTGAACGTAATGGAAAAATCAATATTTATAGTTTTAAGGAAGAGAAAAACCTTTCTCCTCTTCTTTATCATGAAAAACCTGTATTTGATATTGCTACCTTAAATGAGAAAAAAGAGTTGTTAGCTGCATCCGAAGATGGCAAAGTAAGTATATGGTGTCTAAAAACTTTTAAGAAACTGCACCATCTTGACATATCACAAGATACAATACGAACCATCGCTATTAGTCCGGATCAAAAAACGGTTGCATTCGGGGCCAAAGACTCGCGGATTTATATATTCAACACGGAAGACTATAGTTTCAAAAAATTAGTTAAACAGCATACGATGCCAGTCACCTCAATGACGTTCTCGCCGGATGGGCGTTACTTTCTTTCGGGCGGCAGGGATGCAAAGTTATTTATTTATGATGCTTTCGACTTCTCATTAATCAAGGATATTACTGCACATATGTTTACTGTGTATGGCATTTCTTATCACCCCCACCTTCCGTTGTTTGCTACAGGTAGTCGGGACAAAAGCATCAAGCTCTGGGATGCTGAAACATTTGAACTAATTAAAACAATCAGTTTTGAAAAGGGATACGATGCGCATAAACTATCGATCAACAAAATTGTCTGGAATAGAAATTCAGATCAACTTATTTCAGTAGGTGATGAAAAATTAGCCTACGTGTGGAATATCAGCAGTGTCTAG
- the hisIE gene encoding bifunctional phosphoribosyl-AMP cyclohydrolase/phosphoribosyl-ATP diphosphatase HisIE, protein MIDFKKNDGLIPVVIQDNYTLEVLMLGYMNEEAWNKTKEEKLVTFFSRSKNRLWTKGEESGNVLKVVSTHIDCDQDTILIKVKPAGPTCHTGSRSCFQTKFNQNFLFYLEQIVKNRYKNPTEDSYVNKLRKKGINKIAQKVGEEATETVIAALNETEKDFINESSDLLFHLIVLLQEKNISLKKIAKNLESRHK, encoded by the coding sequence ATGATCGATTTCAAGAAAAACGACGGCCTCATTCCTGTTGTAATCCAAGACAATTATACATTGGAAGTTCTCATGCTTGGTTATATGAATGAAGAAGCATGGAATAAAACAAAAGAAGAGAAATTGGTGACCTTTTTTTCTCGGTCTAAAAACCGACTATGGACCAAAGGTGAAGAAAGCGGAAATGTTTTGAAAGTGGTCTCGACACATATTGACTGTGATCAAGATACCATCTTGATTAAGGTCAAACCTGCAGGTCCTACCTGCCATACAGGATCTAGAAGTTGTTTTCAAACAAAATTCAACCAGAACTTTCTTTTCTATTTGGAGCAAATTGTCAAAAATCGGTATAAGAACCCAACCGAAGACTCCTATGTTAACAAACTGAGAAAAAAGGGAATCAATAAAATCGCTCAAAAAGTTGGCGAAGAAGCTACTGAAACGGTGATTGCAGCGTTAAATGAAACGGAGAAAGATTTTATTAACGAAAGTTCAGATTTGTTGTTTCATCTTATCGTTTTATTACAAGAAAAGAACATTTCACTGAAAAAAATTGCAAAAAACTTAGAAAGCAGACATAAATAA
- the hisF gene encoding imidazole glycerol phosphate synthase subunit HisF, whose protein sequence is MEPQIANQILKESNLAKRIIPCLDVKDGRTVKGVNFVNLQDAGDPVELAYQYSQHGADELVFLDISATNEGRKTTVELVKDVAQNINIPFTIGGGISELSDADALLEAGADKISINSAAVKNPQLIEDLAKAFGRQFVVVAVDTRFVGDQNYVHLNGGRIKTDWETFNWIKQAESLGAGEILLTSMDFDGTKNGFDIDLLRQVNKNLSIPLIASGGAGNIQHFIDVFKESDVDAALAASVFHYGEIKINELKQKLIDKGIQIRL, encoded by the coding sequence ATGGAACCTCAGATCGCTAATCAAATTTTAAAAGAAAGTAACTTGGCCAAGCGGATTATACCCTGCCTGGACGTGAAAGATGGACGAACTGTTAAGGGCGTTAATTTTGTAAATCTTCAAGATGCCGGCGACCCGGTTGAGCTAGCTTATCAATATTCTCAGCACGGTGCCGATGAACTTGTTTTTCTTGATATTTCAGCAACAAATGAAGGTCGAAAAACTACAGTTGAATTGGTAAAAGACGTCGCGCAGAATATCAATATACCTTTTACAATTGGCGGCGGTATTTCAGAGCTCTCAGATGCCGATGCCCTTTTAGAAGCCGGAGCGGACAAGATTTCTATTAATTCCGCAGCTGTTAAAAATCCGCAGTTAATAGAAGATTTAGCCAAAGCTTTCGGCAGGCAATTCGTGGTTGTAGCTGTTGACACTCGATTTGTTGGTGACCAAAATTATGTTCATTTAAACGGCGGAAGAATTAAAACTGACTGGGAGACGTTCAACTGGATAAAGCAAGCCGAATCACTCGGTGCTGGAGAGATCTTACTTACGTCTATGGACTTCGATGGTACAAAAAATGGCTTTGACATCGATTTACTTAGACAGGTAAACAAAAACTTATCTATCCCACTTATTGCATCTGGAGGTGCAGGAAATATTCAGCATTTCATAGATGTGTTTAAAGAGAGCGATGTCGATGCAGCTTTGGCTGCGTCAGTGTTTCACTACGGTGAAATAAAAATCAACGAATTAAAACAAAAATTAATCGACAAAGGAATACAAATAAGACTCTAA
- a CDS encoding 1-(5-phosphoribosyl)-5-[(5-phosphoribosylamino)methylideneamino]imidazole-4-carboxamide isomerase, whose translation MYIIPAIDILDKKVVRLREGNYEEVTTYDVSLEEMIEKYQANGTEIIHVIDLNGAKGDFTNQKYLFDIVKKVDMKIQYGGGIRSIDMVKKLTDEGIYRVIVGTQALTKPTFLDELSTLKCSDQIVIAIDVLDEVIKYSGWMESSPVKLIDYIDRCLGLGFFRFLCTDINKDGKLNGAGVELYKKLLGHSPIIKLIASGGISSMKDIQELSQLRIEAAVVGKAIYENHISIEEIKEWNLRSLIKF comes from the coding sequence ATGTATATCATTCCAGCAATCGATATTTTAGACAAAAAAGTTGTTCGCCTACGCGAAGGTAATTATGAAGAAGTTACCACATATGACGTAAGCTTAGAAGAAATGATCGAAAAGTACCAAGCTAACGGCACCGAGATCATTCACGTCATTGACCTAAATGGGGCTAAAGGAGACTTTACCAATCAAAAATACCTTTTTGATATTGTTAAGAAAGTAGACATGAAGATCCAATACGGCGGTGGTATACGCAGTATCGACATGGTCAAGAAACTGACCGACGAAGGTATTTATCGTGTAATTGTTGGCACACAGGCATTAACAAAACCAACATTTTTAGATGAATTGAGCACGCTAAAATGTTCAGATCAAATCGTCATTGCGATCGACGTATTAGACGAGGTTATAAAATATTCTGGTTGGATGGAAAGCTCACCCGTAAAATTGATCGACTACATTGATCGCTGCTTAGGCTTGGGTTTCTTTCGTTTCCTTTGTACGGATATAAACAAAGACGGCAAGCTAAATGGAGCAGGTGTGGAACTTTATAAAAAATTACTGGGCCACTCACCGATTATCAAACTGATCGCCTCAGGTGGGATCAGTTCAATGAAAGATATTCAAGAGCTTTCTCAGCTACGAATCGAAGCTGCAGTTGTCGGAAAAGCTATTTATGAAAATCATATTAGCATCGAAGAAATCAAAGAATGGAACCTCAGATCGCTAATCAAATTTTAA
- the hisH gene encoding imidazole glycerol phosphate synthase subunit HisH produces MNMVGTGTSIGIVNYGAGNIFSLTAALRRQNIHYGIVNVPEELDCFDRIIIPGVGHAAKAMEKLEHFKMVQAIKEIKKPVLGICLGMQLLTSFSEEGNTMLLDLVPLTTAAFDKKIELKVPHMGWNMIHFEQASPILTDIENTTYFYFVHSFYIEYNPKFTVASCNYGLNFSAIIQNENFYGVQFHPEKSGKAGETLLKNFATL; encoded by the coding sequence ATGAATATGGTCGGAACAGGAACATCCATCGGCATTGTCAATTACGGTGCAGGTAATATCTTTTCACTAACGGCTGCACTGAGACGTCAGAATATTCACTATGGCATAGTTAATGTACCTGAAGAATTGGATTGTTTTGATCGTATTATTATTCCCGGTGTAGGGCATGCCGCAAAAGCAATGGAGAAACTGGAACACTTTAAAATGGTTCAAGCTATCAAAGAGATAAAAAAACCCGTATTAGGTATCTGTTTGGGTATGCAGCTTTTGACAAGCTTCTCAGAAGAAGGAAATACAATGCTGCTTGATCTAGTGCCCCTTACAACTGCAGCTTTTGACAAAAAGATTGAGTTAAAAGTTCCACATATGGGGTGGAATATGATCCATTTCGAACAGGCATCACCAATTCTGACTGATATCGAAAATACCACCTATTTTTATTTTGTTCACTCGTTTTATATTGAATATAATCCTAAATTTACCGTCGCATCATGCAATTATGGATTAAACTTTTCTGCAATCATACAAAATGAAAACTTTTATGGAGTTCAGTTTCACCCTGAAAAGTCAGGTAAAGCCGGAGAAACTCTTCTGAAAAATTTCGCCACACTTTAA
- the hisB gene encoding bifunctional histidinol-phosphatase/imidazoleglycerol-phosphate dehydratase HisB — protein MSQVENTPPIKLLFIDRDGTIIIEPDDEQIDSFNKLRFYPEAIQYLVRIAKELDYKLVLVSNQDGLGTESHPLENFQPVHDFIIQTLQSEGVEFLAEHIDRTWPHENAPTRKPGTALLTEYLENDDRYDIANSFVIGDRINDVKLAENLGAKAIWLNNNPHLGSKENHILNKEVVALESGSWKSIYEFLKVGKRKVSHARKTNETDIVIELDIDGSGKSSIDTGIAFFDHMLDQIARHGGLDLKIVTKGDLHIDEHHTIEDTGIALGEAFLSGLGDKRGIGRYGFCLPMDDCLAQVAIDFGGRNWLVWDAEFNREKIGEMPTEMFSHFFKSFSDAAKCNLNIQAEGNNEHHKIESIFKAFAKCIKMAVKRDVDNMQLPSTKGLL, from the coding sequence ATGTCACAAGTAGAAAATACCCCACCAATAAAACTTCTTTTTATCGATCGAGACGGAACAATTATTATTGAACCTGACGATGAACAAATTGATAGTTTCAATAAGTTGCGCTTTTACCCAGAGGCTATCCAATACCTTGTTCGAATTGCGAAGGAATTGGATTACAAATTGGTACTGGTCAGCAATCAAGATGGTTTGGGGACAGAATCTCATCCCTTAGAGAATTTTCAACCCGTCCATGATTTTATTATTCAGACATTGCAATCGGAAGGGGTTGAGTTTTTAGCGGAACATATCGACCGTACATGGCCTCATGAAAATGCTCCTACAAGAAAACCTGGAACGGCATTACTAACTGAATATTTGGAAAATGATGATCGATACGATATTGCAAACTCCTTTGTTATAGGAGATCGGATAAACGATGTTAAGTTAGCTGAGAACTTAGGTGCAAAAGCAATTTGGTTAAACAATAATCCTCATTTAGGCAGCAAGGAAAATCACATCCTTAATAAGGAAGTGGTGGCATTGGAAAGCGGATCGTGGAAAAGTATCTACGAATTCCTGAAAGTCGGCAAAAGGAAAGTTAGTCATGCGCGGAAAACCAATGAGACAGACATCGTGATCGAGCTTGACATCGATGGTAGTGGAAAATCATCTATCGACACCGGTATTGCTTTTTTTGATCATATGCTGGATCAGATTGCACGACATGGAGGTCTCGATTTGAAAATTGTCACGAAAGGCGATTTGCATATCGATGAACACCATACGATTGAAGATACGGGAATAGCATTAGGAGAAGCTTTTCTATCGGGACTAGGTGATAAAAGAGGGATTGGGCGTTACGGATTTTGCTTACCTATGGATGATTGTCTGGCACAAGTTGCGATCGATTTTGGTGGTAGAAACTGGTTGGTTTGGGACGCTGAGTTTAATCGCGAAAAAATCGGGGAAATGCCGACGGAAATGTTCTCACATTTCTTCAAATCATTCTCCGATGCTGCGAAGTGCAACCTGAATATTCAAGCGGAGGGCAATAACGAACACCATAAAATTGAATCGATATTCAAAGCTTTTGCTAAATGTATTAAAATGGCTGTAAAACGTGATGTTGACAATATGCAGTTACCAAGCACAAAAGGATTGTTATAA